The stretch of DNA GATCGACCCAGCCATTACGCGCAACCGATATGTTGCCAAATGAAATTGACAAGCTGTCGCGATCTGCGGGGGCGCCTGATTTGCCGATGGCCATCACCACGCGGCCCCAATTGGGGTCTTCACCTGCAACGGCGGTTTTGATCAACGGCGAATTGGCAATCGCCTTAGCATGTGTGCGTGCATCGGTATCGCTGGTGGCACCAGTCACGGAAATCTCGACAAATTTGGTAGCCCCTTCTCCGTCGCGGACCACCTGATGTGCCAGATCCAGCATCACCTTGCGAAGCGCTTCCATGAAACCAACGCTGTTTTCGGTGATTTCGACACCAGAAGCCCCGGTGGCTGCGGCCAAAAGCGTGTCAGAGGTTGAGGTGTCGCTGTCGACGGTGATGCAGTTGAAGGTGGTGTCGTTCAGGGCCGAAACCATGGATTGCAAGACCGAGGTTTCAACTTTGGCGTCGGTAAAGATGTACACCAGCATGGTTGCCATATCGGGCGCGATCATGCCCGAGCCTTTGGCGATGCCGGCGATCTGCACGGCTTGACCGTCGATTTCAATCGTGGCGCTGGACCCTTTGGGGAAAGTGTCTGTTGTCATGATCGCCTGAGCGGCACTCTCGATTAGGTTTTCAGACAGTGCGCCAGACAGCTCTGTAAGTTTGGTGCGAATGCGGTCGTGCGGCAATGCCTCGCCAATCACCCCGGTCGAAGAGGTGAAAACACGCGCCTCTGGCAGGTTCAGGGTGTCGGCTACCGCATTAGTGATGGCTTGAACGGCTTCGGTCCCGTTGCGACCAGTAAAGGCGTTGGCATTGCCGGAATTGACCAAAATCGCGGCGCCTTGATCGCTATACCCTGAAATTTTGGACTGACAATCAAGCACGGCGGCGGAACGGGTGGCTGATTGGGTGAACACCCCTGCAATGGCTGACCCGGGGGCCAGCTCTGCCAGCATGACGTCCTGACGTCCCTGATAACGCACGCCAGCTTCGATCGTGGCGAAGCGGACGCCTTTGATCACAGGCAGGTCAGGAAAAGTCTTTGGTGCCAATGGCGAAAGAGGAGGGGTGCCGCCCATGTTTAGTTCTCCAAAATGTCGATGTCGTTGATCACTTTTGGATCAAACCCGTTCACGTCCGTGCGAATGATATCCGCCTTGCTTTCAAGCTCGGCCAGATAATCTTCAAATGCAGTGGTGCGCAACTCTTCTTCGAGCGCGCCGCGCACTTCTTCAAGTTTTGGGCGTTCAACGTCACGGGTTTCTTTGAGCAAAATCACGTGCCAGCCAAATTCTGTCTGCACCGGATCCGCGGTATGTTCACCGGCTTGCAGGGTTTTCACACCCTCAAAGAATGGGGCGACCATGGTGCCAGCACCGAACCAACCCAGTTCACCGCCGCTGGTGCTTGAGGGGCCGATTGATTTTTCCTTGGCTTGCTCGGTAAAATCGGCACCATCGTCAAGCGTTGCGATAATCGCTTTTGCTTCATCTTCGGTTTCAACAAGGATATGTGCCGCGTTATACTCTGTCTCCTGCGGGGCGGAGGTATAGCGTTCGTTATAAAGCGTTTCGATTGCACCATCATCGATATCTTGTATCAAAACACCCCGGCTGTTGGCATTGGCGATCAGTGCGCGGCGTTCGTTTTCTATCGACAACTGCGTTAACTTTGATGGCTCGCCTTCACCGGCTTGCATTAACAGGGTTTGTTGCACCAACTGATTGAGGAGACCGTCAAACAAGATTTGATCAGCAACCTGATCATATTGCGCAGGCAGGGTGGTCCGCATTGCAATGACATGACCCAGCGTGATTTTTTCGCCATTGATTTCGGCCAGAACCTGATCAGGGTCGGGGGTCTCTTGTGCGATGGCTGGAAGGGTTAGAAACCCGACAGTCAACAGAGAATAAACTGGTCGAAGAGGGCGAGAAAATAACATGGAAATGTTCCTTTATGGATACGTCTTAGATAGGGCGCGGATGCGCGGCGTTGACACTCTACCAGAGGCCCCTTACATCGCTTTATGATCAAGCGGGACTGCTGGCTTTCGCCCTGTTACTTATGGGCGCAATGCTGATGAGGCAAGCAGGTGTCCGGAACAAAAAAGACAATAGACCGGAACGGATAGAATATGCTGGGTTTAGGAACTGTCGCCAAAAAGATTTTCGGCACCCCAAATGACCGGATGGTCAAGGCGACGCGCCCGCTGGTGCAAAAGATTAACGCACTGGAGCCAGAATTTGAGGCCCTGTCAGACGAGGGGCTGATCGAAAAGACCGCAGAATTTAAACGCCGTTTTGAGGGTGGGGAAGCTCTGGATCAGCTTCTACCGGAGGCCTTTGCCAACTGTCGAGAAGGCGCGCGCCGGGCGTTGGGTCTGCGTGCGTTTGATGTACAGCTGATGGGCGGCATTTTCCTGCATCAAGGTAATATCTCGGAAATGAAAACCGGCGAAGGTAAAACGCTTGTGGCGACCTTCCCATCTTATCTGAACGCGCTGACGGGTCGCGGTGTGCATATCGTGACGGTGAACGACTATCTGGCCCGCCGAGATGCCGAATGGATGAGTAAGGTTTACACCGCCTTGGGTATGACCACTGGCGTTGTTTATCCACAGCAACCTGATGCTGAGAAGAAAGAGGCTTATGCCTCAGACGTGACCTATGCCACCAACAATGAGCTGGGTTTTGACTATTTGCGCGACAACATGAAATCGTCGTTGGAAGAAATGAACCAGCGCGATCATCACTTTGCTGTGGTTGATGAGGTCGACTCGATCTTGATCGACGAGGCGCGAACACCGCTGATCATCTCAGGACCGGCACAGGACCGTAGCGAGCTTTACACAGCAATTGATAAGCTGATCCCTGAACTGGCTGAAGAGCATTACAAAATCGATGAAAAGTCGCGCAACGTGACCTTTACCGATGAGGGTAATGAGTTTCTTGAGGAACTGTTGCAACAGCATGGCCTGCTGGAAGGCGAGCAGTCGCTTTATGATCCTGAAAGCACCACGATTGTGCATCACGTCAATCAGGGGCTGCGGGCACACAAGCTGTTTGCCCGTGACAAAGAATATATCGTGCGCGATGGTGATGTGGTTCTGATTGATGAATTTACCGGCCGGATGATGGCGGGGCGACGTTTGTCAGACGGGTTACATCAGGCGATTGAGGCCAAAGAAGGTTGTGATATTCAGCCTGAAAATGTGACGCTCGCGCAGGTGACATTCCAGAACTATTTCCGTCTGTACGACAAGCTGAGCGGGATGACCGGAACCGCAGCCACTGAGGCCGAGGAGTTCGGTGAGATTTACGGGCTTGGTGTGGTCGAAGTGCCGACCAATAAGCCGATCGCCCGGATCGACAAGGATGACGCGATTTATCGGACACAGGCCGAGAAATATCAGGCTATTCTGGAAGAGATCCGCATGGGCCACGAGAAAGGCCAACCGATTCTGGTCGGGACAACCTCGATCGAAAAATCTGAGCAGCTTAGCCAGATGCTGACGCAAGCAGAGATCACGCACAATGTTTTGAATGCGCGCCAGCACGAGCAGGAAGCGCAGATTGTTGCGGATGCTGGTAAATTAAACGCGGTCACGATTGCCACCAACATGGCCGGTCGTGGGACCGACATCAAACTGGGTGGCAACGTCGAGTTTAAGATCATGGAAGCGATCGAAGCAGACCCAGATGGTGATCATCAATCTATTCGTGAGCGTATCGAAGCGGAGCATCAAGCGGCAGAAGAAGCTGTTATGGCGGCGGGTGGCCTGTTCGTTTTGGCAACAGAGCGGCATGAATCGCGCCGGATCGATAACCAGCTGCGCGGCCGGTCTGGCCGTCAGGGGGATGCGGGACGATCGGCGTTCTTCCTGAGCCTTGATGACGACTTGATGCGGATCTTTGGCTCTGAGCGGCTTGAAAAAGTTCTTTCGACGCTGGGTATGAAAGAGGGCGAGGCGATCATTCACCCTTGGGTGAACAAGTCGCTGGAGCGTGCGCAGGCCAAGGTCGAAGGACGTAACTTTGACATCCGTAAGCAGTTGCTGAAATTCGATGATGTGATGAATGAGCAGCGTAAGGTGATCTTTAAGCAACGTCTTGATATCATGCGTGCTGATAACCTTTCATCCGTCGCGCAGGAAATGCGCCATGAGGTGATCAGCGATCTTGTTGATACCTATATGCCACCAAAAACATATGCAGATCAGTGGGATACCGAAGGTTTGCATGCGGCCATCGGAGAGCAATTAAACATTGATGCGCCCGTTGTGAGCTGGGCCGCAGAAGAAGGTGTAGATGACGAAGACATCATCGAGCGCCTAGAGAATGCAGCCGACGAGATGATGGCACAGAAGGCCTCGCAATTCGGTCCGGAAAACATGCGGATGATTGAAAAGCAGATGCTACTGCAAACGATTGACGCGAAATGGCGCGAGCATTTGCTGACGCTTGAGCACCTGCGTAGCGTTGTGGGTTTCCGTGGCTATGCACAACGTGATCCATTGAACGAATACAAGAACGAATCCTTTCAATTGTTTGAAACCATGTTGGATAGCCTTCGCCATGAGGTGACACAGAAACTGTCGCAAGTGCGGCCAATTTCTGAAGAAGAACAGCAGGCGATGATGCAACAGCTGATCCAACAACAGCAGGCAATGGCAGCGGCTACCTCGAACGAGGAGCAGGAAGCCAGCGCTGATGCCGTTGATGGATTTGATGAGAATGATTCGTCGACTTGGGGGAACCCAAGTAGAAATGATTCATGCCCTTGCGGTTCCGGTAAAAAATTCAAACATTGTCACGGACGTTTGGCATAAGAATATCTAGATGACTGGGATTGGATCCAATCTCAGTCACATTGCCGCCATATGGTTGCCATTATTGTGAATCAGTTTCCTTTAGCTTGTGGGGGGTAAAGGGTATTGGGATGATTGGTACTGGCGACGGGAACATACAGCGCAATGTAAAAGTTGGAGCAACTCTTCTTTGCGCGTTCATGATGGGGCATGTGATGCAGAATACTCTGCAACATACTTCTGTGCCGTCGGTTAACGTACAATCGTTTTTAAATGGAAGTGCCACTGATCATACCGGGGGCGTTCCGAATGTTTCTGATAAATCAGTCGTCCTTAATAACATTGTACAAACCTCTGCAATTCAGATGAAAGCGGCTTCCTTGGCGACGCCGGGTAGTTTGATGCATGTGGCATACGCGCCAGAGCTTTCACCCGACCTGCCGATCTCAAAATTGCCCAGTGAAGTACCTGCACCGGTTTTGGCAATTCAGACCGATTAATCCTGAGTGTCGCTTAGAGAGTCGTATGAGGTTCCGCCTCGGGTGGGTTTCGCGAAAAGCTAAATTGCATTTCCTATTGTAAATCACGGTTGATCCGTCGAAAACTGCCGACAAAGCTGAGGTAGCATTCAGGAGATGAAATTGATGAAATGGGGGCGTGCGGCGGGTTTCGCGGCACTTTTTTCTTTTGCGGGGGCTCCCGTTGCTGTTGCCCAGGATGTAAACTTGACATCGCATGATGGTCAGATCGAAATCACCGGTGATCTCTTGGGATTTGACGGTGAATTTTATCGTGTAGATACAGTTTATGGAGAATTGACCGTCGACGGCTCTGGCGTAATCTGCTCAGGCCCTGGCTGTCCTAATCTGGAAAACTATGTAGCGCGTTTAACTTTTTCTGGTGCACCTGTGGTTGGGCGGGTGTTGATGCCTGCACTGATTGAGGCCTTTGCAATTCGCAACGACTTTGAGGTCAGGAGAGATAACCTACAGGATGGGCAGTTTCTGTACGCGCTTATGGCTCGCGATAGCGATGCGTTGCTGGCAGAATTCACCTTTCATCTGACAAATACTGACGAAGGCTTCGCCGATCTTTTGGCGAACGAAGCAGATGTCGTCATGGCCGTGCGTGAAGTTCGGCCAGAGGAGGTCGTGCGCGCGCGGGAACGCGGCCTTGGGGATCTGACTGCGCAGGGACGCAGCCGGGTGATCGCATTGGATGCGCTGGTACCGGTTGTGGCCCCAGATAATCCGGTGCAGGAAATTACACCATTACAACTGTCGCAAGTTCTGGCGGGGCAGATTTCAAACTGGCGAAATTTGGGTGGTGTTGATGCTCCCATAGATCTGCATGTACGGGATCAGGTTTCCGGCCTTGGGCAGGCGACTTTTGACCAACTTCTAGTGCCGGTTGAGCAAGGTTTGCGCGATGACGTTTACCGTCACACCAGTAATCTGGCACTGACCGAGGCCGTTACAAATGGCCCGTTTTCGCTGGGCGTGACCAGCCGGTCAGAGCCGGGGGACAGTCGCGAGTTGGCCCTGAGTGGCGCTTGTGGTTTTGCATTGAAAGCCTCTAGGACGGCGATGAAAACCGAAGATTACCCGCTGACCGCACCATTATTTTTGTATTTTCCTGCGCTGCGGTTGCCGAAAATAGGCCGAGAGTTTGTGAATTACCTGAATGACCCATCGGCGCAGTTGGTGATCCGCAGGGCAGGTTTTGTGGATCAAAACCCAGAAGAAATCGCGGTTAATGTGCAAGGTGACCGGTTCGCCAATGCGATTGCGCAGGCTGGCAAAGATGTGGATCTGGCTGAACTGCAGCGAATGGTGCAGGCGCTGACACCTCTGCAACGATTGACCACCACATTCCGATTCGAAGCTGGATCAAGCAGGCTGGACGCGCAATCGCGCTCAAATGTATTGCAACTTGCCCATGCTATGGAATCCGGGGCGTATGATGCTCGGCGTCTGGTTTTTGTGGGCTTCAGCGACGGAGAGGGTGGGGCGGCCGCAAATCGTGATATCGCCATGCGCCGTGCTGAAACCGTGCGCCAAGCGGTGGAGACTGCGGCAGAAACCGCTGATCTGTCTGGAATTGGGTTAGAGACGCACGCGTTCGGGGAGGCGATGCCAATGGCTTGTGATGACAGTGCCTGGGGCCGACAGGTCAATCGCCGAGTCGAGGTCTGGGTGCGCTAGGCTTTCGGTCACAACAGACCCTGCGAACGAAAGCTAAGTTCGCAGGATTTTCCAACGATGATGTGATCATGTAAGGTTATGCCTAGCGCCTCGGATGCGGATTTGATTTGTTGCGTCATTGCGATGTCTGAATCCGAGGGCGTTGGATCACCAGAGGGATGGTTGTGTACCAAGATCAACGCACTGGCATTGAGGTGTAGCGCGCGTTTGACCACCTCGCGCGGGTAAACCGGGACATGATCCACTGTGCCTCGGGCCTGT from Roseovarius sp. EL26 encodes:
- the argJ gene encoding bifunctional glutamate N-acetyltransferase/amino-acid acetyltransferase ArgJ, with translation MGGTPPLSPLAPKTFPDLPVIKGVRFATIEAGVRYQGRQDVMLAELAPGSAIAGVFTQSATRSAAVLDCQSKISGYSDQGAAILVNSGNANAFTGRNGTEAVQAITNAVADTLNLPEARVFTSSTGVIGEALPHDRIRTKLTELSGALSENLIESAAQAIMTTDTFPKGSSATIEIDGQAVQIAGIAKGSGMIAPDMATMLVYIFTDAKVETSVLQSMVSALNDTTFNCITVDSDTSTSDTLLAAATGASGVEITENSVGFMEALRKVMLDLAHQVVRDGEGATKFVEISVTGATSDTDARTHAKAIANSPLIKTAVAGEDPNWGRVVMAIGKSGAPADRDSLSISFGNISVARNGWVDPGYSEDDAAAYMKREEIQIRVDLGLGGGTATVWTCDLTHGYIAINADYRS
- a CDS encoding peptidylprolyl isomerase; the protein is MLFSRPLRPVYSLLTVGFLTLPAIAQETPDPDQVLAEINGEKITLGHVIAMRTTLPAQYDQVADQILFDGLLNQLVQQTLLMQAGEGEPSKLTQLSIENERRALIANANSRGVLIQDIDDGAIETLYNERYTSAPQETEYNAAHILVETEDEAKAIIATLDDGADFTEQAKEKSIGPSSTSGGELGWFGAGTMVAPFFEGVKTLQAGEHTADPVQTEFGWHVILLKETRDVERPKLEEVRGALEEELRTTAFEDYLAELESKADIIRTDVNGFDPKVINDIDILEN
- the secA gene encoding preprotein translocase subunit SecA, with protein sequence MLGLGTVAKKIFGTPNDRMVKATRPLVQKINALEPEFEALSDEGLIEKTAEFKRRFEGGEALDQLLPEAFANCREGARRALGLRAFDVQLMGGIFLHQGNISEMKTGEGKTLVATFPSYLNALTGRGVHIVTVNDYLARRDAEWMSKVYTALGMTTGVVYPQQPDAEKKEAYASDVTYATNNELGFDYLRDNMKSSLEEMNQRDHHFAVVDEVDSILIDEARTPLIISGPAQDRSELYTAIDKLIPELAEEHYKIDEKSRNVTFTDEGNEFLEELLQQHGLLEGEQSLYDPESTTIVHHVNQGLRAHKLFARDKEYIVRDGDVVLIDEFTGRMMAGRRLSDGLHQAIEAKEGCDIQPENVTLAQVTFQNYFRLYDKLSGMTGTAATEAEEFGEIYGLGVVEVPTNKPIARIDKDDAIYRTQAEKYQAILEEIRMGHEKGQPILVGTTSIEKSEQLSQMLTQAEITHNVLNARQHEQEAQIVADAGKLNAVTIATNMAGRGTDIKLGGNVEFKIMEAIEADPDGDHQSIRERIEAEHQAAEEAVMAAGGLFVLATERHESRRIDNQLRGRSGRQGDAGRSAFFLSLDDDLMRIFGSERLEKVLSTLGMKEGEAIIHPWVNKSLERAQAKVEGRNFDIRKQLLKFDDVMNEQRKVIFKQRLDIMRADNLSSVAQEMRHEVISDLVDTYMPPKTYADQWDTEGLHAAIGEQLNIDAPVVSWAAEEGVDDEDIIERLENAADEMMAQKASQFGPENMRMIEKQMLLQTIDAKWREHLLTLEHLRSVVGFRGYAQRDPLNEYKNESFQLFETMLDSLRHEVTQKLSQVRPISEEEQQAMMQQLIQQQQAMAAATSNEEQEASADAVDGFDENDSSTWGNPSRNDSCPCGSGKKFKHCHGRLA
- a CDS encoding substrate-binding domain-containing protein, with the translated sequence MKWGRAAGFAALFSFAGAPVAVAQDVNLTSHDGQIEITGDLLGFDGEFYRVDTVYGELTVDGSGVICSGPGCPNLENYVARLTFSGAPVVGRVLMPALIEAFAIRNDFEVRRDNLQDGQFLYALMARDSDALLAEFTFHLTNTDEGFADLLANEADVVMAVREVRPEEVVRARERGLGDLTAQGRSRVIALDALVPVVAPDNPVQEITPLQLSQVLAGQISNWRNLGGVDAPIDLHVRDQVSGLGQATFDQLLVPVEQGLRDDVYRHTSNLALTEAVTNGPFSLGVTSRSEPGDSRELALSGACGFALKASRTAMKTEDYPLTAPLFLYFPALRLPKIGREFVNYLNDPSAQLVIRRAGFVDQNPEEIAVNVQGDRFANAIAQAGKDVDLAELQRMVQALTPLQRLTTTFRFEAGSSRLDAQSRSNVLQLAHAMESGAYDARRLVFVGFSDGEGGAAANRDIAMRRAETVRQAVETAAETADLSGIGLETHAFGEAMPMACDDSAWGRQVNRRVEVWVR